A region from the Clostridia bacterium genome encodes:
- a CDS encoding uracil-DNA glycosylase: MEDNQQHTAVPGLWEGGERRDDLADLASVASAVEQCRRCGLGSTRTNAVPGEGNPQARIMFIGEGPGAEEDAQGRPFVGAAGRLLDRIIAAMGLKREEVFIGNVVKCRPPSNRVPEPEEMRACMPYLARQIELIRPSVIVLLGATALKGMIDPNAGITRMRGQWLERGGIMVMPTFHPAALLRDPSKKAPVWEDMKKVMARM, translated from the coding sequence ATGGAGGATAATCAGCAGCATACAGCTGTTCCTGGGCTTTGGGAGGGCGGCGAGCGCAGGGATGACCTCGCAGATCTGGCTTCGGTGGCTTCGGCAGTGGAACAGTGCAGGCGTTGCGGCCTTGGGTCCACACGGACCAATGCGGTTCCGGGAGAAGGAAACCCGCAGGCGCGTATTATGTTCATAGGAGAAGGTCCGGGCGCAGAGGAAGACGCACAAGGCAGGCCGTTCGTGGGCGCCGCTGGCAGGCTCCTGGATAGGATAATCGCGGCGATGGGGCTCAAGCGCGAGGAAGTCTTCATAGGAAATGTGGTCAAGTGCAGGCCACCTTCGAATAGGGTTCCCGAACCAGAGGAGATGCGTGCGTGCATGCCCTATCTGGCCCGCCAAATAGAACTCATCAGGCCCAGTGTAATCGTGCTGCTCGGCGCCACAGCCCTCAAGGGCATGATTGATCCGAACGCAGGCATCACCAGGATGCGTGGCCAATGGCTTGAACGAGGCGGAATCATGGTGATGCCGACCTTCCATCCCGCAGCGCTTCTCAGGGATCCAAGCAAGAAAGCGCCAGTGTGGGAGGACATGAAGAAAGTCATGGCGCGCATGTGA
- a CDS encoding peptidylprolyl isomerase, translated as MPDLPEVSVDMVGPKRHSSRMAPMVASIALAALFVACATLGAPAQQGGLGPSETVRIETARGEIVIEVFPQAMPKTVANFKKLVQSGFYNGLTWHRVEDWVVQTGDPTATGAGGSGVNVAFETTPLLPNTRGAVGMARRANDMNSATSQFYILKADAQGLNGQYAVFGRVVRGMNVVAALAKGDKIVRATLEQLK; from the coding sequence GTGCCCGACCTGCCAGAGGTGAGTGTTGATATGGTGGGACCAAAACGGCATAGCTCGCGCATGGCTCCAATGGTCGCCAGCATTGCCCTCGCGGCGCTTTTTGTGGCCTGCGCCACCCTTGGCGCGCCCGCTCAGCAGGGTGGCCTTGGACCATCAGAGACAGTGCGAATCGAGACAGCCAGAGGCGAGATCGTTATTGAGGTGTTCCCACAGGCGATGCCCAAGACGGTGGCCAACTTCAAGAAGCTGGTCCAGTCCGGCTTTTACAACGGCCTCACGTGGCATCGAGTTGAGGATTGGGTGGTTCAGACTGGGGATCCGACTGCGACTGGCGCCGGAGGTTCGGGCGTGAACGTTGCATTTGAGACCACGCCGTTACTGCCAAACACAAGAGGCGCCGTTGGGATGGCGCGCCGTGCAAACGACATGAATTCGGCAACATCGCAGTTCTACATCCTCAAGGCAGACGCTCAGGGGCTGAACGGACAGTATGCAGTGTTCGGCCGAGTTGTGCGCGGCATGAACGTAGTCGCAGCACTTGCGAAGGGCGACAAGATCGTCAGGGCGACGCTGGAGCAGCTTAAGTAG
- a CDS encoding LysM peptidoglycan-binding domain-containing protein codes for MRSNARVAPRIVGHCRQSQMCQSARNRINARRRSHRRAMLRSMAVIATMIAAMAVVSLWGTSELAVGARAAQTQHQLAQATGDAAPSARKRDLPCVTVAPGDTLWSIAKRVAGENVDPRQVTKRIQELNYLTSPLIHAGQTLRVPSMP; via the coding sequence ATGCGAAGTAATGCGCGCGTTGCACCTAGGATAGTCGGCCATTGCCGCCAGTCTCAAATGTGCCAATCCGCCCGCAACAGGATCAATGCGCGGCGTCGTTCGCATCGGCGGGCCATGCTGCGGAGCATGGCTGTGATTGCCACGATGATTGCTGCGATGGCCGTGGTGTCGCTCTGGGGAACATCGGAGTTGGCTGTGGGCGCGCGCGCTGCACAAACTCAGCATCAGCTGGCTCAGGCGACTGGTGATGCAGCGCCAAGCGCACGCAAGCGCGATCTGCCGTGCGTCACTGTGGCGCCTGGCGACACGCTGTGGTCCATCGCCAAGAGGGTCGCAGGTGAAAATGTGGACCCGCGGCAAGTCACGAAACGGATACAGGAGCTGAACTACCTAACGTCGCCGCTCATACATGCCGGGCAGACCTTGCGCGTGCCGTCTATGCCATAG
- a CDS encoding ABC transporter permease: protein MRPAETFALALGSLRVNRARTFLSALGIVIGVASVITMISVGSSAQLQITSSISDLGSNLIMISPTKPQSAEVGRERTLTMSLAERIKEACPALRDVSPVSQIPATIAFRGATTDAMAMGVSRSYLPLSNLHIARGRGFTASEESSAANVAVLSGKAASKLFGEDDPVGRMISMITPVRRTQCLVVGVTESKADMFTSNASEDVYVPVTSLVYRMSPVRRVAYYIANTRSAKDADAAVAQVSRFLDSVDETRDGFTIMSQEALLDVVRQATSTMTLLLGAIAGISLLVGGIGIMSTMLTSVAERTREIGVRKSLGAKNRDILAQFLAEAVALAVSGGVIGMLIGWLGGAAISAALGWASSFSLTSVVAAVGFSSAVGLAFGIFPAMRAARMEPVAALRYE from the coding sequence ATGAGGCCAGCTGAGACCTTCGCTCTTGCCCTTGGGAGCCTTCGCGTGAATCGTGCAAGGACCTTTCTCTCAGCGCTCGGCATTGTGATAGGAGTGGCCTCGGTGATCACCATGATCTCTGTCGGTTCCAGCGCACAGCTGCAGATCACATCGAGCATCTCGGATTTGGGATCCAACCTCATCATGATCTCCCCTACAAAGCCGCAGTCGGCCGAGGTCGGCCGGGAGCGAACTCTCACCATGTCGCTGGCTGAGCGGATCAAGGAGGCCTGCCCAGCACTGAGGGACGTCTCACCGGTGTCACAGATCCCAGCCACGATCGCGTTCAGAGGCGCCACGACAGATGCCATGGCAATGGGGGTATCCCGATCCTATCTGCCACTTTCCAATTTGCATATCGCCAGAGGGCGCGGTTTCACCGCCTCGGAGGAGTCCTCCGCTGCGAACGTGGCGGTGCTCTCGGGCAAGGCGGCCTCGAAACTGTTCGGTGAGGACGATCCCGTAGGGCGCATGATCTCGATGATCACGCCTGTTCGCCGAACACAGTGCCTGGTAGTCGGCGTCACAGAGAGCAAGGCGGATATGTTCACATCCAATGCCAGCGAAGACGTGTATGTCCCGGTGACATCACTGGTGTACAGGATGTCTCCAGTGCGCAGAGTAGCCTACTACATCGCGAACACCAGATCTGCCAAAGATGCTGATGCCGCGGTTGCCCAAGTATCCCGGTTCCTTGATTCCGTTGATGAGACCCGCGACGGTTTCACCATCATGTCGCAGGAGGCGCTCCTCGACGTGGTTCGACAGGCCACATCCACTATGACCCTGCTTCTGGGCGCAATCGCCGGGATCAGCCTCCTGGTGGGCGGCATCGGAATCATGTCGACGATGCTGACGTCGGTGGCAGAACGAACCCGGGAGATAGGAGTGCGGAAGTCGCTGGGCGCCAAGAACCGCGACATACTCGCACAGTTCCTGGCGGAGGCAGTCGCTCTAGCAGTTTCGGGTGGGGTGATCGGCATGCTTATCGGGTGGCTTGGTGGCGCAGCCATATCCGCCGCACTGGGCTGGGCTTCTTCCTTCAGCCTCACTTCAGTTGTGGCGGCCGTGGGGTTCTCATCCGCTGTGGGGCTCGCATTCGGGATCTTCCCAGCCATGAGAGCTGCGCGAATGGAACCTGTGGCGGCTCTTCGATACGAGTAA
- a CDS encoding ABC transporter ATP-binding protein, translating into MSAAPLAIIENVTRVYSMGGAEVRALDGVSLTIGEGDFISIMGPSGSGKSTLMHIIGCLDRPTSGRYVLAGRDVSSLDDSALARVRNSEIGFIFQDFNLLPRETLLANVEIPMVYAGVRAGERRARAREALTRVGLADRTDHLPSEVSGGQRQRAAIARSLVNNPSVILADEPTGNLDSKTGLEILRILEDLNSAGATIVLVTHDRAIAEHSGRAVHLRDGVVERVEQIQRQAASHNAPQCPPFEEGERA; encoded by the coding sequence ATGAGCGCCGCACCTCTTGCGATTATCGAGAATGTGACCCGCGTGTACTCGATGGGCGGCGCAGAAGTAAGGGCGCTCGACGGGGTTTCGTTGACCATTGGCGAGGGCGACTTCATCTCGATCATGGGGCCGTCCGGCTCAGGCAAGTCCACCCTGATGCATATCATCGGCTGCCTCGATCGGCCTACCTCAGGCAGATATGTCCTTGCCGGAAGAGACGTATCCTCTCTGGACGATTCGGCCCTGGCCCGCGTTCGGAACTCGGAGATCGGCTTCATATTTCAGGACTTCAACCTCCTTCCCCGCGAAACACTCCTTGCGAATGTGGAGATACCCATGGTATACGCCGGGGTGAGGGCAGGGGAGAGACGGGCGCGCGCTCGCGAGGCCCTGACCCGCGTGGGATTGGCGGACCGAACGGATCATCTGCCATCGGAAGTCTCAGGCGGGCAGCGCCAGCGTGCAGCCATAGCCAGATCCCTTGTGAACAACCCTTCTGTGATCCTTGCTGACGAGCCCACCGGCAACCTCGACTCCAAGACGGGCCTGGAGATACTCAGGATACTCGAGGATCTCAACTCCGCAGGCGCCACAATAGTGCTTGTGACGCATGATAGGGCAATAGCTGAGCATTCTGGGCGAGCGGTCCATCTTCGGGACGGCGTCGTCGAGCGAGTAGAGCAAATCCAGCGGCAGGCAGCGTCCCATAATGCTCCGCAGTGCCCCCCGTTTGAGGAAGGTGAGCGCGCATGA
- a CDS encoding DNA-formamidopyrimidine glycosylase family protein, with product MLALPELPELTVMARQMREEIAGKVILSAACLQPKCLNVDPEALNMALTGKRVGEATNKGKWIFLPIEPDYALLINLGMGGDLVQYKPGEALPAKYQFKLEFTDGTGFTIRFWWFGYVHLVANADLGLHDMTRDLGPSPLDADFTLDDFRAIMRVVRGRVKTFMLDQRRLAGIGNAYAHDILFQARIHPERPIPSLTAEEIEALYASIRSVLGESIHLGGAYYEKDFYGHPGGYTAERWVIGYREGTPCPVCGTEIQKIKTGATSSFVCPTCQR from the coding sequence GTGCTCGCTCTGCCCGAACTGCCTGAACTTACTGTCATGGCGCGTCAGATGAGGGAGGAGATCGCCGGGAAAGTGATCCTGTCTGCCGCCTGCCTGCAGCCAAAGTGCCTCAACGTAGATCCTGAAGCGCTTAACATGGCATTAACTGGGAAGCGGGTAGGGGAGGCCACCAACAAGGGGAAGTGGATCTTCCTTCCCATCGAGCCAGACTACGCACTTCTGATCAACCTCGGCATGGGCGGCGACCTAGTGCAGTACAAGCCAGGAGAGGCCTTGCCTGCGAAATACCAGTTCAAACTGGAGTTCACCGACGGCACGGGATTCACGATTCGGTTCTGGTGGTTCGGGTACGTTCATCTCGTGGCAAACGCCGATCTTGGCCTGCACGACATGACCCGCGACCTGGGCCCATCGCCGCTGGACGCGGATTTCACGCTCGATGACTTCAGAGCGATCATGCGAGTCGTTCGCGGACGCGTTAAGACGTTCATGCTTGACCAGAGGCGACTCGCGGGCATCGGCAACGCCTATGCCCACGACATACTGTTCCAGGCGCGAATACACCCGGAGAGACCAATTCCATCTCTGACAGCTGAAGAAATCGAGGCTCTGTACGCCTCCATACGCAGCGTTCTTGGCGAGTCGATACATCTGGGCGGGGCCTACTATGAAAAGGACTTCTACGGGCATCCTGGAGGCTATACCGCCGAGAGATGGGTCATTGGCTATCGAGAAGGCACTCCGTGTCCGGTGTGCGGAACAGAGATCCAAAAGATCAAGACCGGGGCCACGAGTTCATTCGTGTGCCCGACCTGCCAGAGGTGA
- a CDS encoding TIGR04086 family membrane protein, producing MGAGSLRRESDRIQISAWKLVLLGCAVSFGMTAVLSAVGGVLTTLFTFRPDTIETAIPMIGYLSAGIGGLYVGRRAGEKGGRNGLIVGLAYLGLVLLVSVAVVREPMNSASVLTRGVSTIIVSTLGGIIGVNL from the coding sequence ATGGGGGCCGGCTCTCTTAGGCGCGAGAGCGACCGAATCCAGATCTCCGCGTGGAAGCTGGTCTTGCTCGGATGCGCAGTCAGTTTCGGTATGACGGCAGTGCTGTCTGCAGTGGGTGGCGTTCTAACTACCTTATTCACCTTCAGACCCGACACGATCGAGACCGCAATCCCAATGATAGGCTATCTCAGTGCTGGAATCGGTGGCCTGTACGTAGGCAGGAGGGCAGGGGAGAAGGGGGGTAGAAACGGGCTCATCGTCGGGCTCGCCTATCTTGGCCTAGTGCTCCTGGTGTCGGTGGCCGTGGTTCGCGAGCCAATGAATTCCGCGTCGGTGCTCACGCGCGGCGTGTCAACGATCATAGTGTCTACACTGGGAGGGATAATCGGCGTCAACCTATAG
- the lexA gene encoding transcriptional repressor LexA gives MALLSAREKQILGFIAQETETRGYPPSVREIGLAVGLRSSSTVHGYLASLENKGYIRRDPSKPRAIEVLMDSDQLPPPTREVSNVPVVGRVTAGHPILAVENIDEYFPLPRSFAGEDDVFMLRVSGESMIGAGILDSDYVIVRKQPSAADGDIVVALIDDEATVKRFFRDDDQVRLQPENPAYSPIITNRAVLLGKVVGLVRRIH, from the coding sequence ATGGCACTGCTTAGCGCCAGAGAGAAACAGATCCTTGGTTTCATAGCGCAGGAAACGGAAACGCGAGGCTATCCCCCGTCCGTCAGGGAAATTGGCTTGGCAGTCGGCCTGCGTTCGAGTTCTACTGTCCACGGGTATCTCGCGTCTCTTGAGAATAAGGGATACATCCGACGCGATCCCTCAAAGCCTCGAGCCATTGAGGTTCTCATGGATTCTGATCAGTTGCCTCCTCCAACGAGAGAAGTCTCCAACGTTCCAGTTGTCGGGCGAGTCACCGCAGGCCATCCAATTCTTGCGGTGGAGAACATAGACGAGTACTTCCCCCTCCCCCGCTCCTTCGCAGGGGAGGATGACGTCTTCATGCTCAGGGTGTCCGGTGAGAGTATGATAGGCGCGGGGATCCTAGATAGCGACTATGTGATCGTCAGGAAGCAACCCTCTGCAGCCGATGGCGACATCGTAGTGGCTCTCATCGATGACGAAGCCACGGTAAAGCGGTTCTTCCGTGATGATGATCAGGTAAGGCTTCAGCCAGAGAATCCCGCCTACTCCCCGATCATCACGAACCGGGCTGTTCTTCTTGGCAAGGTAGTTGGCCTTGTGAGGAGGATACACTGA
- a CDS encoding efflux RND transporter periplasmic adaptor subunit: MSHTSTSRNRRRSMPWVIAAIAILVFAAVRARRRTPGAAAALASAVAGKPSITVSRGDIHRYVYASGRLDPVRTRIVSPDMPGKVTSLKVHEGSTVSSGAMLCEVSGTRLDAPMAGLVTQVSVEEGGFAAPGQPAFVIMDTSAYRASIEIDEIDLPKVAVGMPATITFDAAPDLAVSGKVASIGAVAIARGELVTIPVRIAIDSSDPALKPGITANVQVDSDTIVDVVRIPARSWVELDGAKYAIRLDDAGVPSLAKIDVGLTDGKYTQVLSGVDEGAVIIEDAVSIQDKLPGAKANQRVIRFGPGRASE, from the coding sequence GGCCATCGCCATCCTGGTTTTCGCAGCGGTCCGCGCCAGGAGGAGAACCCCAGGCGCTGCTGCGGCGCTCGCCTCGGCCGTTGCCGGGAAACCCAGCATCACAGTATCACGAGGCGACATTCATCGGTACGTCTATGCATCCGGCAGGCTCGATCCTGTTCGCACCAGAATCGTCAGCCCCGATATGCCGGGCAAGGTCACGTCCCTGAAGGTCCATGAAGGCTCCACAGTATCCTCAGGCGCAATGCTGTGCGAGGTATCTGGAACCCGTCTCGACGCGCCGATGGCCGGCCTGGTGACGCAGGTTAGTGTGGAGGAGGGCGGCTTCGCTGCTCCGGGACAGCCTGCCTTCGTGATAATGGACACTTCAGCCTACAGAGCTAGCATTGAGATAGACGAGATCGACCTGCCTAAGGTGGCCGTGGGGATGCCTGCCACGATTACGTTCGACGCAGCTCCGGATCTGGCCGTATCCGGCAAGGTCGCCTCCATTGGGGCAGTCGCGATTGCCAGAGGAGAACTCGTTACGATCCCGGTGCGAATTGCCATCGATAGTTCCGACCCTGCGCTCAAGCCTGGAATCACGGCGAATGTGCAGGTGGATTCCGACACCATTGTGGATGTGGTTAGGATTCCGGCGCGCTCCTGGGTGGAGCTTGACGGCGCCAAGTACGCAATTCGCCTCGACGATGCGGGTGTGCCGAGCCTCGCCAAGATCGATGTGGGCCTGACCGATGGCAAATACACACAGGTCCTCTCCGGCGTTGACGAGGGTGCTGTCATCATCGAGGACGCAGTGTCGATTCAGGATAAGCTCCCAGGTGCGAAGGCCAATCAAAGAGTCATTAGATTCGGCCCTGGGAGGGCGTCAGAATGA